A stretch of DNA from Methanogenium sp. S4BF:
TCGGGCCGGTTACGTTTACGGGAGTCGGAGGTTCAAATCCCACACCCTTTAATACTCCGTTTGAACTCTCTGAGGAAGAACTGTCTGAAGTATTTGAGAAGGCAAAACAGAGAGCACGGCAGAATGTACACAATGTGTTGGTCACCCATGCACCCCCCTTCTGTACCCTTGATGATATAGGCGGTACCAATGTCGGGTGTAAATGTTTCCGGGACCAGCTGAAGGATTTTGATCTCGTCTGCTGCGGCCACATTCATGATCATACCGGTGCTATTGAAGTCGAAGGCACGCTGGTTGTTAATCCCGGCCCTGCATCAGAGGGAAAATGTGCGCTGATTACGCTGGGGGATGAAGCAAAAGAGATTGAAGTTGAGTTCATCACCCTTTAGCGAGCAGCAGTTCAAGATAGGATTCCGGTATGTGTGCCCCGGAAATATTCAGCTCTTTTTTTACGGATTCAATTTTTGTATTTGCAGCAGAGACGTCTGCATCAGTCAGCACTTCAATTTCCATATAGGTGCCCAGCCCTTCAACATTGTCAAGAGAAATCGTTGTGCCGCCGTATTGGTATTCATTCCGTTCTTTTCTGACAACGGCACTCACGAAAAAACCGGTGGCAGTCAGAAGAGCAATAGCATCCTGTGCGGATGCAACGGAGAGGGTAATCTCTTTGCGTGCCTTTAACCCGCTGGCCTGAGTTTTCGGACCTTTATACGTTATTTCGGTGCCGCATTCCGTCTCACGGACACGAAGCGCCTCATCGGTGCGTGCATAATCGCAGTGCGGTGCATTCAGGTAGGTATCCTGCTGAACAGACCCTCCAAGGTCGGTTGCACCCAGAGAAAGGAGACGGTCTGCGATTTCAGAAAGATTTGATACCGCAATTTTGGTTTCAACTTCAATTACAGAGCTCATTATTTTAAGTAGGCACACCGTATAAATATAGACAGGTGAAATGAATGGCAGTTAATGAAGGAAGTTTTATTAAACTGAGATTTACCGGCTTATCAGATGGTATCGTTTTTGATACAACTGAAGAAGACAAAGCAAGAGAAGCAGGTATTTTCAATCCAAAGAAAGACTATGAGCCAATTGTTGTGCGCCTTGGCGGTATGCACATCATCCCCGGCCTCGACGAGGCATTAATCGGCAAAGAGGTTGGCGAAAAGGGCACCGTTGAAATTCCTCCGGAGAAGGCATATGGCCCCCGTGACGAATCAATGATCCGGTCTGCTCCCATCAAAAACTTTGCGGAGAAACCCCAGGTCGGCATGAGGATCTCCTCTGACGGTCAGGAAGGTGTCGTTGCCAGTATTGTTGGAAAGCGTGCGGTCGTTGATTTCAACCATGTTCTTGCCGGAAAAACGCTTACCTACGAATATGAGATTGAGGCTCTTGTTGAGGACCCCAAGGAACAGGTAGAGGGTCTGATTGATCTGTATACCGGAAAAACCATGGATGTTGAACTCGCTGATGGCGTTCTCACCGTGCTTCTCCCTCCCGGAATCAATTATGACAAGAGATGGGGAATGGCTCGCGGCATCCTCATCCACCAGATCTTTGAATTCATCGATGGTATCAACGAGGTCGTCTTAAAAGAATCGTACAAGCGTCCCGCAATGCCGGAAGAAACAGAAGAGATTGAAGAAGCAGATGAATCTTCAGCACCTGAAGAATCATCCGAAGAATAATTTTTTTTACTGAATGGGAAAACGCAGCAGTGCGGCAATTCCCCCAATCGCTCCCAGCTGTTTTCCAGGTTCGAATTCTGAGGAGAATACGGTTATCTTTGCACGCATTGAGTCGGCGGATTCAAGCAGACGGTTGATGGCCTCCTCATTTATTTTGATGTCCACAACAAGAATATCTGAAACAGCACCATACTGAACGGCTGTGGCAACCTCATCGATGCCGTATGCAGCAGGGCCTGTCCCCGACATCCTGCTGAGCAGTTCATCCATCAGGGTTACCTCCCGTCCCAGCTGAAGGTCCTGTGTTATCCGTTCCAGTATTCCCTGCCCGATAACTTCCTGTACAGCACCCCGACCGGTTCTGCGTGTTTCAGCCGTAAGCATACGACCGGCCATATCAGGATCGGTTCTGGTGAGATATGCCAGAAAATCCTCTTTTACAAAACCCGGCCCTGCGATAACAATCGACCCGGTGACAGAGGAGAGTGATTGGTATATCTCTTCAAAAAACGCACGTCTGGCATCCACGCCCTCACGTTTTCCGCTTCCTGCGGTTATTTTCATCACATATTCAGGCCCGTACTGGCGGATACGGAATATCTGCGCTTCTCCTTCTTCAATGGCTGCGATATGTACGATACCGGTTGTCGATACGGTGACTGCCCGCTCGATTCGCTCCCGTTCCACCGGCGTCCAGATTTTAATGACAGATATTTCCCGCCCTGACTCAAGATTGATGGTATGGTAAAAGCCGGTGTCAGGACCCTGTTCAATCACCCCTGAGATTCTCAGCCTGAGAGAATCGGGGTGAAATTCTGTCTTTTCCACCCGTATGCCAAGACGGACCGGCTTCTTCTCGGCCTTTTCCGGACGGGTTTTGTCTGTCTGGGAATCAAGGCTCCTGAAGGTATCAGCGAAAATGAGATCTCCGGTTCTGATGAGGTGTTTGATATGCCAGAGATCATCGATTGATTCCGGGAACAGCCGTATTTCCCCGTCTGAATTTTTGAGGCCGTCATATTCCGCTTTCATAGCTCTTCAGTAATGTCAGACCCGCCCGGCGGAACAAATGCAGCAATACTTTCCGAATTCAGCACATTTTTCATTGATTTCCAGTCATCTCCGTATTTATCCCGCAGTATCCGGAGTATTTTTTTGGCAACGTCATTTGGCTCAAATCGTCCCGGCCGGAGAACAACATAGTGTTCTGCCCTGCTTTTCACTGCATCTACCGGACCCCCGATGACACCTAACTCCGGCGTTGTCTGCAGGCCGATTGCCACACCAAGGCCCACGTTGCGTATATAGGTCCGCTCCCCCCTGATGACAAACGCACCGCGTGAGACATATTCTCCGGACTCCGGAGTCTTACTCACCTGTTCCGGAGACGCAGCATATACATCCGCTGTCAAATGGCCGTTTTTCCAGGCATTTGAATATGAAGCGGCAAACTGGGCGACTTCATTCATTTTATCCGTATCGCCCTTGAGAATGATCACACTGCCGCCATGCACATCGGCGTGGACAAAGGTGTCGCCCCCCTGGAGGTATTTCTTTACGACCTCTTCATTTGTCCCGGCATCTTTCCCGCCGACCATCAGTATTCCGTCTGATGTATAGCACCAGCGGAACCGGTGGTACCACTTCTTCTTCCGGAGAGGGATCACTTTTTTCTGCTTTTTTGGCGAAACGATCATGCGTTCCATCGCTGCAAATGCGCCCTTTCGCTTCTTCTTAAATTTCTTTGCCAGTTCGTAATACCGGTCGGCGTTGACTTCAATAGTCTCCTGAACAAAAAGTTTGACAATCTTTCCGTCAATTTCAAGGTCAATCGCACTCTCAGCAGGGTATATCGTCTTAATGGCTGCAGCCGACTCGCTTTTGCTCTCTTTCAGGATTTTCTCGATGTCCTGCCAGGATGCAGAGGCACTGGCATTTTTAAGGGTTGAGAGGACGTCCTGAACAAACGTATAATGCAGATACAGCGCATCAACAATCGTTTCATACCGTTCAATCTTCTTTTCGAATGACGCGATCGCATCCAGCTGGCGCTTTCGGATATTCTCCTCACGGGTGAGTTTGGGTTTTGGCGGGGTGATCAGCTCTTTCCCGCGGGGGAAATACTGATCAAGGGCTTGCGTAAAGGACGCAAATGTCTCAACCGGGGTTTCATTTCCCAGCAGAAACGGCCAGCATCCGGATTTTGTGATGCAGGGGCTGCGTTCATCTTCTGTTTTTTTCAGAATCGCTGCATAGGCCGCGAACAGTTTGTCTGCGGGGGCGCTGAGGGCCGGTTCTGATTTGCTGACTCCGGCCATTTTACATGCTTCTTCCGCAAATTTACCACCCATGAGGAACTGTGTGGCGAGCGTCCTGACCGTATCGGCATCAGAAGCCTGAAGAATAGCAGCAAATTCCTCTTCAGATGCCGGGACTGAACTTTCTGTGAGGGTGTATGTCTCACCACCGAAAACGTTCCGGTCTTTGAACCGATGTTTTTTCAGTGGCTGAATAATGGTGTAATCCCCGTCCGTCAGGATGATATTGCCTTCATCAAAGAGTTCTACAATCAGGTGAAACCGGTTATCACTCTTTCCGATTTCAATATCTATAACCCGTTCGATTCCGGGTTGTGAGATGCCAAGCACCCTTCCGCCATTGCAGTATTTCCGCAGAAACATTGAATATCCGGATGGATTTGGTGTTGCTGCAGGGAGGGATGACGTGAAATGCACTCGTTTTCCGATTTCGATGATAAGTGAATATTTCTGCTTATCCTGACCATTGAGACGAATTCCAAACAGCCCTGTATCATATTGGTAGGTTTTTCCTATCCACAAAGGGAGGAAACCCTGGGCTTCTGATACCATGGCATGAATATCAAGCCCACTCATTCCCTTTAAATTCGCCATTTATACCAAATTACATATTGTCCTACGACAAAATTATAATGACTGGTGTCAGGATGACTGAAGAAGATATATCCAACGGAACTGAGGCAAAAATAGTCAAGTCCGAAGAACAGAAGAGGAAAGAGCATAATGAACGGATCATCCGAACTGGTATTGCGAGCATTATGGGTATTATCGCCGGAGCTCTCTCATTTCTCCTTGTTCATAATGAAACTCAGGGTGTTATTGGATTTCTCCTTCTCCTTGGAGCAATGGTATTCCAGAAGCATATATTCATGCTCATAAAGCTGGATATATCCGGACTGGGCGGAAAAGACTGGTTTTACCAGAGCTTTATGGCATTTTCGTTCTGGTTTATCTCCTGGACCATTCTCCTGACAATTCAATAATTTTGTGATATACTATGCGAATTGCTGTTGTTCATCGTGATCGGTGTCACCCGATAAAATGTGGCACCGAATGTATTTTGTACTGCCCACGGGTCCGGACCGGTGATGAAACGATCATCATCGGAGAGGACGGAAAAGCGGTTATCTCAGAGGAACTGTGTGTCGGCTGTGGTATCTGTATCAAAAAATGTCCGTTTGATGCACTTGACATTGTGAGCCTGCCTGAAGAACTTGATAATCCGACACATCGCTATGGAACAAACGGGTTTGCCCTCTATGGACTGCCGATTCCGGTAGAAGGAAAAGTAACCGGGATTCTTGGAGCAAATGGTATCGGAAAAAGTACGGCAGTCAAGATTCTCTGTGGTCAGCTTGTCCCGAATCTGGGAAACCCGGAGGACATGGCCAACTGGGAAGGGATATTAAAGCAGTATACAGGAACGGAATTATTTGATTACCTCCAGCAGGTTTCAAAGTCTTCCATAAAGCCATCGCTCAAACCCCAGTACATCGACTATATCCCGAAGGCATTTAAGGGAACGGTATCTGAGCTTCTGTCATCAACGGATGAACGCGGGATGCTGGATTATTATATTCAGGAACTGCGTCTGGAATCCATTTTGGATCGTCCGATCGGGAAACTGAGTGGTGGTGAACTGCAGCGTATTGCTATTGCTGCCTGCCTCTCGCGTGATGCAGATTTCTATTTCTTTGATGAAATCACCCCGTTTCTCGATATTTACCAGCGTATGACCGCTGCAAAACTCATCCGGGAACTGGCAGAGACACGTCCGGTAGTCATCGTTGAGCATGACCTTGCCATTCTGGATATGCTCGCAGACACCGTGCATGTCGCCTACGGTAAACCAAGTGTCTTTGGTATCATTACCCGGCCAAAAGGGGTGAGAATTGGTATTAACCAGTATCTGGAAGGATTTTTACCGGAAGAAAATGTGCGGTTCAGGGATTATGCGGTCACCTTTGAGACACGGTCGCACATGCGGGATACCGCCCGTCAGACTCTCATTGCATTTCCCGAGATGGAGAAGAGCTATGGCGATACCTTCTCGTTAACCATTGCTGCCGGAGAAATTCAGGCGGGAGAGGTGCTGGGCCTTGTCGGTGCAAACGGTATCGGAAAAAGTACATTTGCAAAACTGCTTGCCGGTGCAGAAAAACCTGACCGCGGTGAGATGAATAAAAATGTGAAGATTGCATACAAACCGCAGTATGTAAAAGGTGATTCCTCCGTTTCCGTAGAATTCCTTCTGAGACAGGCCTGCCGTTCATTTGATTCTTCATATTATCAGCATGAAATTATCGAACCCCTGTCAATTATCCCCCTTCTGCAGTCACCGGTGGATCAGTTGAGTGGAGGTGAACTGCAGCGGGTTTCTATTGCCCTTTGCCTCTCACAGGATGCCGACCTCTATATTCTGGATGAGCCGAGTGCTCATCTGGATGTTGAACAGAGGGTGAAACTGGCACGGGTTCTGCGCCGGCATGCAGAAGGCAGAGAGGCCGGCATCATTGTCATCGACCATGACATTTACCTCATTGATATGATCAGTGAGCGAATGCTTGTGTTTGACGGCACGCCCGGTGTCAAAGGTGCTGCTTATGGACCCTATGATATGGAGGACGGAATGAACCATTTCCTGAAAGGATTGGGGATAACGTTCAGGAGAGACCAGTCCGGACGACCGCGGATCAATAAACCGGGATCCTATCTTGACAGAGAACAGCGGGCGAAAGGTACCTACTATTATGCAGAAATCTCTAAATCATAGGGATTTATCATTTTAAAAAATCTATAGTAGTATTAAGGTTGAGATATGGCACGGGGTGAGAAGCTCGGGGATGCAATCCGGTATGAAAAAATTGAGAATCTGCGGCAGGATCTCTATTCATATATCGACAATAATACGGAAAAAATTGATATAAATCTCCCTGTTTTTTTTGCCCATATCGTATCTGCACTGGATAATGGATTTCCGGATATTGATGGCGCAACCTACGATGAATTTATTGACAGTATAGCGTACCGTTTGATGACAAAGAGCAGTCAGGGGGGTTCAACACAGTATATTGAACGGATAATATTGACAGCTATCCGCTCTAAACGATCTTCCGGAAAGGCTTCTCTGAAAATACTCGGTGGGCTGCAGCTCCTTTCATCAGGGCATTGTCAGGATGCGATTTCGTACTTTGCCGACTACTGGAAGCATGATGCACGAATAGGTTTCTACATTGCATATTGTTATTATACCATTTCAAAATCAAGGAAAGGGGAGGAGAGTTCGGATATCTCACGTCAGAAGCAGGAAACGGAGCTTGCAGCACGGGAGCAGTTACTGGAAATGGTGCGGGTTAAGCCTCCCCTGTATCGCCTGAAACCGCTGGACCTTTCAGAAGATGAAGCGGTTGATAACGCCTTATGGTTTATGGTGAAGATGTCTCTCTGGTGGTTCCCGAATGAGAAGTGGTTCATTCAGGTTGGCCTGGAAAAAGCAAAAAAAGATAATAATGAGGCAAAACGGGTTGAACTTCTTAATATTGCAACCGTAAAATTCTTCAATGACCTTGATTTCCTCCGTGAATCGTTCATGTTCAGACTTGAACAGGGAGACGGGGTTGGAGCAAATGGCATTGTCAAACAGATGATTCAGCAGTATCCTGACAGTCTTGAACCGGTGTATTATGGCCTGAAACTCTCTCTGATAGCTACCGGCAAGACCTCGTATTCACAATATCGCTCGATGGCAGCAGAGAAAGGAATGCCTGTCTACCTGATCCAGATTTTCGACTGGGCCTTTTATGTGTTAAAAGAACAGGAAAAAGAAGCAAACATGCAATTCAGGGAATTATCACGCAGATTTAAATCATTATCATACTATTTCATCCCGTTGGATTATATTGTCCAGAATATTTTTTCTGCCGATGAAGAAGAGTCAAAACGGGCCCGCATACTATTCATTGATTCGATTGATCTCTATGCCAAAAAAGTACTGAAGGTCCTTGCATAGCTTATCCGACATAATGAACCGGGATCCGGATAGGATTGGAAGCTTCTGACCCGTCTGAATTCTCCGGAATGAATGCATTCACCAACGTAACCGGAATTTTTTCGTTCAGATCATCCGGAAGATAGTATCCTGCCTCCCCCTTTGTAACAAACCACCAGCGGCCTTTTGAGTCGGAAAAGACCTTAATTACTTCATCACGGGTAACACCAACGGTATTCCGGGTAATATGGACAATAATTTCATCGTTGTATACTCCATACAGCCCGTTATTCGTACCGATTACAAATACTCCCTCCTCTGTCACTGCCACATCATTGATTCGGGTAACGCCAGGGCCCAGCGCTTTCGGACCGGTGATTACAGCAATACCATTGGATTCAGAGTAATGCAGGACAGTATCACGGTTAAAAAGAATTATCCCTCCAAACGGATAGTCCACTACATTCGTTATTTTCCCATATTGCTCTTCATCGATGGGGATGCGTAAAAAGGTAAATCCCCCTTCATCCTGTACGCCTTTCCACACACCATTGAAACGGGATGTCAGAATAATATTTCCGGTTGCATGATCCTTTGCCATCGAAGGAATGTAATAGGCATCAGGCCCGTTCCGGGTAAACGGGCGTATCCATTCCCAGTTTCCTTCAGAGAAGTAATTCAGCCCGGAGTTCCCGTTTGCTATCCAAATGGCATCACCATCGCGAAGGATATCATGGATATCCATTGTGGTAAAAATTTCATCTGATCCAACCCGGGTAAATGTTATTCCATCGTATCTTTGGACACCAGCTGAAAAACCGAGCCAGAGATAATTATTTTCATCAAATTCGATGGTATTGATAAAATTGTCCTGTAAACCGGTATCATATTTCCATGGCTCAGACTGGATGGCTACCCATCCCGAATCAAACAGAGACAGGCCATTCGTTGTTGCAAAGGCAATCATACCATCATGGCTTTCTGCAATATCGGTGACATCAACTGAAGAGATCGACCCGGTTGCAGGTATATATGTGATAACACTGCCGGATACCGGAGTGATTACACAAAACAGAATGATACAAAAAATTAAAGCTCGTAACATTTGCCATCTGCCCTTCGAACGGTTATTTTACCCCCGTCTTCCGGATAAAAATTCACAGATCTTCCGGACGTTCCACCGGTATCCTCGGATTCAATGGGAATATGCATTTCGTCAAGATATTTTTTCAGGGCAGCTACATTTCTCTTTCCAATATCCAGATTCCCTTTGAACTGCTCAAACATACTTGCCCCCCCGACCAGAGATGCGGATAAACTCCTCTTTGAAGAGCCGCATTTTTCCATTTCACGGATAAGATGCGGGACTGCTGTATCAGCAAATTTTCCCGGGCGTTCAATTCTGCCATTACTCTCAGGCAGCATCACATGTGCCAGGCCGCCTAATTTGAATTTTCTGTCATACAGAATAAATGCAACACAGGATCCAAGCCCGATTGATGAAATATGTGTATTTTTTATTATGTATTCTCCTATTCCAACATTTATTCCCCTTGAATCAGCTGCATTTATTTTTTCCATTAATCAGTGCCGCCTCTATATCTCTGGGTTAATAAGATTATTCAGAAGCTGGAGGATATGCCGGAGAGTCTTTTCTTCAGGCAGCATAATAATCGTACTGCTGATATCGTTATTTTTGGATTTCAGTTCTGTCGAGAAGAGGATGATTTCGTTAATATCCACTGCCACCTGCGCAAGAATATTTTCAAAGGCTGCAAGGGCCATGTCAATTGACATCATAGGGGGTGAAGGCAGCATGACAACACCGAGGAGTTCAGCTGTTGCATCAAGGAAATGGGAAATCATGATATTTCCAATTTCAATGATTGCGCTTTCATCAAGTTCACTAAATTCCCGGTCTTCATCGGTCGAACCAAGCATCGTATTGGTGAGCCGAATAGCTGATAACCGTGGTACATGGTAGACAATATAGCCTGCAGGCTCAATCTCTCCCTGTATCTCGAATACCACCATAGCCGAAATTTCTTCGTTGAAGTATTGATCGATCTGAGAAATATCGATAACAGCTACCTCAGGTACAGTCATCTCAATTTCACTCATCAGCATCTGGGAAAGAGACGTCGCTGCGTGTGAGGCACCAATATTTCCCATTTCTTTTAGCATATCCAGTTGTTGGTCACTTAAATCCATTTTTACGCACCTTATATCATTGAATTTACATCGAGAATGGGAACCACGTCTCCATCACCTGGAATTGTGACTCCGCTTACCCCTTTACATGATCCGATTACATTGCTCAGCGGTTTGACAACGACTTCCTGCTGTCCTTCTACTACATCAACCGGGATGCAGCATTTTGTGTCCTGATATTGTATCACGACAACAATATCGCCGCTGCTTTCTCCTTTAAACATTTCATTCAGATGATGAATCTGAAGCACATCTCCCCTGAACGGGATGGCTTCACTCTTTCCGATCCGGCTAATCGCCTTGCGGTCAATGCGTGCCACTTCAACAACCGCGGCAATGGGAATTGCACACCGCTTTCCGTTAATCCGGACCATCATCACTTCAATTATTGCCATCGTAGGCGGAAGAACCAGCGTGAAGGTCGATCCCTTCCCTTCTTCACTTTCGACGTTGATTGTTCCTTTCAACGATTCAATGGCGCTTTTAACCACATCCAGACCGACACCCCGCCCACTGATATCCGTAATCTCTTCTGCAGTGGAAAAACCCGGCTGAAAGAGGATATTAATAATTTCTTCCCGGGAGAGGCCTTTCGCTTGTTCAGGCGCAATAAGACCCTTAGATAAGGCCTTCGACAGAACTGCGTCCGGGGAGATCCCACCTCCATCATCTTTCAGTCTGATGAGGACATTCCCTTTTTCTCTCCATGCAGAGAGAACAACAGTCCCTTTTGGATCTTTCCCTGCTTTGATTCTCTGTTCGGGAGTCTCAATACCATGGTTTACCGCATTTCGAATCAGATGAAGGAGTGGATCACCCAGTCCGTCGATAACGCTTCTGTCCAGTTCAGTCTCTCCTCCGGTCATGATAAATTCCACCTCTTTGCCATCATGCACCGCAACGTCTCTGACAACACGGGGAAAGCGGTTAAAGATCTGGTTGAGAGGAATCATACGGATATTCATCATCAGATTTTGCAAATCAGAAACAGAACGGCTGACCATATTGAGTGCTTCATCCATCTCTTTGCTGTTATACTGGTGGGCAATCTGCCGAAGCCTGCCTCCGGTAATGACCAGATCCTCTACCAGATTCATCATCTGGTCTAACCGGTGAATATCAACCCTGAGATTCTGCACCTCTTTCTTTTTTGATTTTTTCGGCATTTTCTCCGGGTTTATCTGGTCACTCTCTTCCGGATCTCTGCTCTCAGAACCTGAGAAAATGTTCATTTTGGTCTCTTCTTCCTGTACAAATGGTTCGACCCGTACATTCTGAATATCAACACCCGATGCCGCATCATGCAATGCATCCGGACCGGCATCTGAATGAAGAATGACCGTCAGAATTCCGGAAAACTTTCCGTCATCAAGATCTTCAGGGGATGGTTCAGAGGAAATAATCTGCCCGATGTCAGCGAGGTTCTGATATGCAATCAATGCCCGTACATCACCCAGGTCACTGTCTTCAGAGACCATAACCGTGATTTTATAGAGATTATTTGTAGATTTTAAGGCATTATCTGACCGCATCCCCTCACCGGAAATCCCTTCCTGTGCTGATGAATATGGCACAATGGTGATCTCTTTTATTTCAGAAACCATCGCTGCCTTCCGGATAATCTCTTCATCAGAGTCCGTCAGAATATAAAGCGAGAGTATGCCGCTGAAATCTGAGTCCGATGACTCCAGCATCTCAACAGATGGACTGGAACTGATGATCTCTGCAACCTCTTTGAGATTCTCAAGAGCAAGAAGTGCACGGATATCCTTCATATGACTGGATTCATCAACGGTCAGAGAAATGTGATAAGAATATTCCTGTGGTTTATCCAGAGGAGTCGCATCTGTCTGGGAATGCGGTTCAGGTTCCTCTTCGTGGATCTCATTCTCTTCTGATATCAGTAATTTCAGCTTTCCGGCTAATTCACGGGAATCAAAAGAGGAACTGTCTCCACCCGCTTCAATATCCTCAAGCATCTCTTCAATTCTGTCAGTGCATGCAAGAAGTATATCAATAAGATCTTTATCGACACTACGCTCACCACTTCGAATAAGATGTAAAACATCTTCCATGGAATGGCAAAGTGTTTCCATCTCATCAAATCCCATTGATGCTGACATTCCTTTCAGGGTATGGGCAGCCCGGAAGATCTCATCTATTGCGGTATCATCGGAACCATTTTCAAGAATTAAGAGATTATTTACAATATTCTCATGGTTTTCAATGGATTCAGCCACAAAGAGTTTCCGGTATGTGTCATCTTCAGCCATTATTTTATTCCTTCTGTGCGATAGATTTCATAATTTCACGGTGCATTCTGTTAAGTGGGACGACCTTGTCAATACAATCCCGCTTTAATGCAGATCTGGCCATCCCATATACCAGACAGTCCTCTTCCCGAACAACAATATTTCTCCCTCCGGCATTTTTTATTGCAAGTGCTCCCTCTCCTGCATCATTTCCCATACCACTGAGAATGACCGAGAGGCAGTTCTTTCCAAATACCTTTGCAGCCGAAGAGAAGGTAATATCTACTGCAGGACGAACGGCATGGACCGGAGCTGATTTTGTCAGTATTATCTGTCCGCCCTGGTGGCCCCTCCCATCAATATGCCGTGAAATTACCGTATGGTAGCCGCCTTTAGAGAGGTAGACATGTCCGTTGGTAAGGATGTCACCGCTTTCTGTCTCTTTAACAGGCATTGGACAGATTCTGTTAAGCCGTTCTGCAAGAGCTGCGGTAAACCCTTCCGGCATATGCTGCGTAATTACAAATGCCGCGTTCTGTTCTCCTTTCAGATTAGAAAACAGCTGGTCCAGCATGGGAGGGCCTCCTGCAGATGAACCGATTAAAACCAGATTCTCTGCAGGAATATCCGTATTCGGCACACATTTCTTTGTCTCTGAGATACTGATCAGCTGTTGTAATTTGGCTGTCAATTCATTCTCAATACCCCGCATCTTCGAGATGTTGCGTGGTTTCAGCATGAAATCATCAGCACCCAGACGCAAAGCCGTGTATGTCAGTTCAGCATCCCGCGAAGTAAGTGTGCTTAAGACCAGAATTTTTGGCCGGTATGACTGCTTATTTATCTCCTTCAGGGTTTCAATCCCATCCATCTGAGGCATCTGAATATCAAGCGTTATCACATCCGGCTTCAGCTCCGCTATCATCGGAAGTGCTTCGATACCATTACATGCTGTTCCGATTACTTCGATATCCGGAGCACGGTTAAGTAAGTCTGATAAAACAGTCCGGATGAATACTGAGTCATCGACGATAAGAACCCTG
This window harbors:
- a CDS encoding metallophosphoesterase, with amino-acid sequence MMKILLLTDIHGQYDTIPGFMELAPDVVLIAGDITDCGDPQEATEVFKQIDVPCFAIPGNCDARRILEIIEDSDAVSLHGTSLELGPVTFTGVGGSNPTPFNTPFELSEEELSEVFEKAKQRARQNVHNVLVTHAPPFCTLDDIGGTNVGCKCFRDQLKDFDLVCCGHIHDHTGAIEVEGTLVVNPGPASEGKCALITLGDEAKEIEVEFITL
- the cyaB gene encoding class IV adenylate cyclase, whose amino-acid sequence is MSSVIEVETKIAVSNLSEIADRLLSLGATDLGGSVQQDTYLNAPHCDYARTDEALRVRETECGTEITYKGPKTQASGLKARKEITLSVASAQDAIALLTATGFFVSAVVRKERNEYQYGGTTISLDNVEGLGTYMEIEVLTDADVSAANTKIESVKKELNISGAHIPESYLELLLAKG
- a CDS encoding peptidylprolyl isomerase: MAVNEGSFIKLRFTGLSDGIVFDTTEEDKAREAGIFNPKKDYEPIVVRLGGMHIIPGLDEALIGKEVGEKGTVEIPPEKAYGPRDESMIRSAPIKNFAEKPQVGMRISSDGQEGVVASIVGKRAVVDFNHVLAGKTLTYEYEIEALVEDPKEQVEGLIDLYTGKTMDVELADGVLTVLLPPGINYDKRWGMARGILIHQIFEFIDGINEVVLKESYKRPAMPEETEEIEEADESSAPEESSEE
- a CDS encoding mRNA surveillance protein pelota is translated as MKAEYDGLKNSDGEIRLFPESIDDLWHIKHLIRTGDLIFADTFRSLDSQTDKTRPEKAEKKPVRLGIRVEKTEFHPDSLRLRISGVIEQGPDTGFYHTINLESGREISVIKIWTPVERERIERAVTVSTTGIVHIAAIEEGEAQIFRIRQYGPEYVMKITAGSGKREGVDARRAFFEEIYQSLSSVTGSIVIAGPGFVKEDFLAYLTRTDPDMAGRMLTAETRRTGRGAVQEVIGQGILERITQDLQLGREVTLMDELLSRMSGTGPAAYGIDEVATAVQYGAVSDILVVDIKINEEAINRLLESADSMRAKITVFSSEFEPGKQLGAIGGIAALLRFPIQ
- the rqcH gene encoding ribosome rescue protein RqcH, with amino-acid sequence MANLKGMSGLDIHAMVSEAQGFLPLWIGKTYQYDTGLFGIRLNGQDKQKYSLIIEIGKRVHFTSSLPAATPNPSGYSMFLRKYCNGGRVLGISQPGIERVIDIEIGKSDNRFHLIVELFDEGNIILTDGDYTIIQPLKKHRFKDRNVFGGETYTLTESSVPASEEEFAAILQASDADTVRTLATQFLMGGKFAEEACKMAGVSKSEPALSAPADKLFAAYAAILKKTEDERSPCITKSGCWPFLLGNETPVETFASFTQALDQYFPRGKELITPPKPKLTREENIRKRQLDAIASFEKKIERYETIVDALYLHYTFVQDVLSTLKNASASASWQDIEKILKESKSESAAAIKTIYPAESAIDLEIDGKIVKLFVQETIEVNADRYYELAKKFKKKRKGAFAAMERMIVSPKKQKKVIPLRKKKWYHRFRWCYTSDGILMVGGKDAGTNEEVVKKYLQGGDTFVHADVHGGSVIILKGDTDKMNEVAQFAASYSNAWKNGHLTADVYAASPEQVSKTPESGEYVSRGAFVIRGERTYIRNVGLGVAIGLQTTPELGVIGGPVDAVKSRAEHYVVLRPGRFEPNDVAKKILRILRDKYGDDWKSMKNVLNSESIAAFVPPGGSDITEEL
- a CDS encoding ribosome biogenesis/translation initiation ATPase RLI, with the translated sequence MRIAVVHRDRCHPIKCGTECILYCPRVRTGDETIIIGEDGKAVISEELCVGCGICIKKCPFDALDIVSLPEELDNPTHRYGTNGFALYGLPIPVEGKVTGILGANGIGKSTAVKILCGQLVPNLGNPEDMANWEGILKQYTGTELFDYLQQVSKSSIKPSLKPQYIDYIPKAFKGTVSELLSSTDERGMLDYYIQELRLESILDRPIGKLSGGELQRIAIAACLSRDADFYFFDEITPFLDIYQRMTAAKLIRELAETRPVVIVEHDLAILDMLADTVHVAYGKPSVFGIITRPKGVRIGINQYLEGFLPEENVRFRDYAVTFETRSHMRDTARQTLIAFPEMEKSYGDTFSLTIAAGEIQAGEVLGLVGANGIGKSTFAKLLAGAEKPDRGEMNKNVKIAYKPQYVKGDSSVSVEFLLRQACRSFDSSYYQHEIIEPLSIIPLLQSPVDQLSGGELQRVSIALCLSQDADLYILDEPSAHLDVEQRVKLARVLRRHAEGREAGIIVIDHDIYLIDMISERMLVFDGTPGVKGAAYGPYDMEDGMNHFLKGLGITFRRDQSGRPRINKPGSYLDREQRAKGTYYYAEISKS